Part of the Zingiber officinale cultivar Zhangliang chromosome 8A, Zo_v1.1, whole genome shotgun sequence genome, AATGTAAATTCAGGCTAAATAACTAATTTTAGGAgcttgaatttttatttttttcactcaGTTTCTAAATTTCATTTCAAGTGGAAAATTTCTTTGTTATGCATAATCAGAGGGTTGTTCCATCTTGTGGAAATTTCTGTTGTTATTTGAGATTTCTTTGCACAATTGATGTTTTTCCAGTGAGAATCGATTGATACACTTATttgatgatttttagattttacctttcAACTTTCAAGTAAAAAAAGAGTACTTGGTCTAGTATTCAAATCACGCAAATGTCAaaacaagtactcggtcaatGCTGTCAAGTCCCATGTGTCTGATCTCATTAGTGATCTTCAGTATCTGGTACTAGTAAAGCTGTCGGAGTAGTCATTTCACAATATCACACATTCACACCGTCGTTTATGGCACAAACGAGTTCGTCAAATAATGTCCTGTAAAATGTGAAATCATTTTAATTATTGAATGTAAGCATGTTGATCTATTATATACGTTTTTTGTAGAAACTTTTGGCTATCCGGACTATATTGACAATTTGTCTTCTTTGCAAACTCAGGTCAAAGTTAGTATTGAGGTTTTTTCAGTCTGGCTTCTTTTTGTCAGAATGTATTCCCTTCTGCTTAACCAACATCAACCAATTCTATGTAGATTAATTAATACATCCTGATGGATAAATTTATTTTGCATTCAGCTGTTGTCTGGCAGCATGCTCGCTGGAGTTACCATCATATGTCTACTTTTTGAATGTATTGGCTATCATCTATTGACTTTTATTTCCCACTTTCTTAGACTATTACTGGCTGTGTGTTTTCTCTGGTCTAATGCAGCATCTTTTTTCAATAGGTAAGAGCCCCTCTCTTCCTTTCCCTAGTGGAGTGAGGATATTTTAACTAAGACAAAATATCGCGAGTAACTTTAGAAATGTTGGATATGGATTTACAATTGCTGATGCATTTTTCAGGAACTGCCTCGTGATCTTTTTCAATTCATGTGTTTCAGGTCTCCAACAAAATTTCCTGAAGCTATTTTACCTgaagaaatattcttaagcaTAGCTCATGTGGTACGACATGAAATAGATGAAGCTTTGCAacttttcattaccttgcctctGGAAAGGATTTGAGGAACTTTTTGCAGGTATGATTTCtttattttaacttattttacatgattaacttcaaaattttcacAACCAAATGTGTTTTGTAGGTGATTGGAGGTTTGTGGATCGTTTCAATAGTGGGTAGTTGGTTCAGTCTCTTGACACTTCTATATATGGGTCGGTTTATTCTGTTTTTATgctaaaaaatataattaaaatgttAATTTATTGGTGAATCTTTTATCTGTGAGTTTTAATGGCTTCATGATATGAAATAACCAGAATAGTGATGCTGTAAAGCTGTTGCCTATATTGTGCTTTACGTGGATAAAATGTTCAGACATTATTGCTCTTTAAGTTCTTCATAACCAAAGTTTTCACTTAAAGTATGCTCATATTCAACAATTAATAGTGGAGGCTTTTTTTACTgtcaaaagaaaagttatcttggAGTCAATTTAGTTTCTTCAATTACCTTTTTTTCTTCTGAGCATTGAATCGTCTCCCAATTACGTTCGTATTTTGGCATCTCTCACATGCATTTATTCAGGCCGATTAACGCAACTAGCTTTCTTTGCAGCTGTTATATTTGTGTACACTGCGCCTGTTCTATATGAGAAATATGAAGACCATGTTGACGCTGCAGCTGAAAAGGCAATGATTGAAATTAACAAACAATATGCACTGCTTGACACAAAGGTCCTTCAAAAAATTCCAGGGACGCCTTTTTCTGTCAAAAAACAGCAGTTGAGATCTAATTATGCTTGAATCTTCATGCCATACCATGTCCTGCCTGTTGCATTTCTGATTAATTCGTAGAGAAGTTATGTAGATAACAAAAATTTTGATCCTGTAGATAATAATAGATCACGCTACGAACTATTCATACAACAGAAGTGAGACTGCCAATGAATGCTTGATCTTGAGCATGCATTCTTGCAACTCTCACAAGTTTCTTTTTCCCCTTCACAGCTTAAAACATTATTCAGTACTTTTTCACTTTTGAAGAAAGGCATTGTTCTTTACATATTTACTTTTTCTTCATAATTTCAACATCAATCCAACTACTTCTACCAGAAAAAAATCACATGGTTGGTAACAAGCAGATGATTTTATGGTAGTTTTCTGCAGTCATTGGATGAGAACTCAGAAGATACAATCATAACAAATGAAGTTGAATACACCCACCCATATGTTATACCTTTTCTGATTCTTGACTGCAAGCACAAACCTAGCAGAATTGTTCCTTACCAAGTTTGCCAACTCAAGTATTGCTTCCAATTAGAGAAAGGAGAACAAAGGTCATGTTGCAGCTGAAGTAACACAATGATCATGTTTCTTTGAGTCCTCATCCAAAACTTCTATGGGTTTCGTGGTATGAAATTTTGCAAAGGACAACATTTTGATAAGATACATGAGAAACGCATCAACTCTGCGTTGAAAACTTTATTTTGTTCAAAAACTGTGTTATGTACGTGGGAGTTCTAGAATCATAACTAGATCATTAGCAGAAAAATTATTCCATCCACAACAACCTGCAGCTTAATCGAAATCCAATCGAACATTCATCTTGTTCCCAAAAGATTTGCTTTTGCTTTTGCGTTTTCCCATTCAATCGCAGTCAAAGAGCCGATTCAGTTCGTGAACAAATTAGGGGACTTCGTATCGACAAAAGAACCGTTTTCGTTTGGAgagaaaattttcacaaaaagCTCAGAATTTTGTCCTGTACCTACAATTGGAGTTCTCCACTGACCGATTACGAACACCGACGACGAGATCGCACATGGTGTACGCTACCATATGATGCTTGAAGATGCCAAGAATCGCCACCGTCCCCGGAATCCTCGTCGTGGTGGAGAAGGGCACCGACCCCAATATCACGTCTGCGTACAGCGCCGAGTCCCCGATGAGCTTCCCGGCCATCACGGACAGAGAGACGTTGGTCCTCACCGACCCCTCGGCCGCGACCTTCCCTGGTGGAACGGCCGCCTCACCGACGGTTTGCCCCCGGTAGTAGAGCACAGCGTCGCCGGCGTCGTAGCGGAAGCTGGCGTGGTTGGGGTTGGTGGAGGCGATGTCAAGGGTGAGGGTGACGTTGAAGTCGACGGCAAGGTTGGGTACGTCAAGACCGACGGTTAGTCGGCTGAGATGCACGGAGTTTATGCTAGTGACGGCGTGTCGGGGACGGAAGACGGTGAGGCCAAGGACGAGGAGGAGGATGGCGACACCGATGATCGCAGCGACGGTGAAGGCCAGGCAGCGGCGAGGCCGCCACTGGTCGTGCCGTTCCTGCTTCGATTCCATTACTTTGAATGAAGCAGAGTGAGGGGGCGACGAGAAGGGACGGACCGTATAAAAGTTGACGCAACCGTCGAAGACGAGTGATCGTTCCCAATAAGATACAAATTGTTTTACCCAACGGCTTTCTGATTAGCGAATACGGAGCGGGACCCGTGGGGTCCGAGGATTTATCCTTTGGCGTTTCATTTTTTAAACGCGGGTTGGATTTGGTATGTTGGCGAGAAAAAGCGGTCAGATATATATGTGGTAGGTGTTTCTGTTGGGATTGGGTGAGCTGTCCGGTTACTGACAGGTGAAGGTTGAACGCATAT contains:
- the LOC122010532 gene encoding uncharacterized protein LOC122010532, with the translated sequence MESKQERHDQWRPRRCLAFTVAAIIGVAILLLVLGLTVFRPRHAVTSINSVHLSRLTVGLDVPNLAVDFNVTLTLDIASTNPNHASFRYDAGDAVLYYRGQTVGEAAVPPGKVAAEGSVRTNVSLSVMAGKLIGDSALYADVILGSVPFSTTTRIPGTVAILGIFKHHMVAYTMCDLVVGVRNRSVENSNCRYRTKF